From the genome of Geobacter sp. SVR, one region includes:
- a CDS encoding sigma-54 dependent transcriptional regulator, protein MTASGKHILIIDDEENLRHMLSAMLSRQGYLTDTAANGAEGLQRLRDKIYDFVLCDIRMPEMGGKAFLAAALENRVASPVIMMSAYGTVDTAVECLTLGAYDFISKPFKKDEIEMVLKKAEERERLREENSRLRAVVAGTNGFSGIISRNSAMTDLFSQIRKVADLKTPVLVLGESGTGKELIARAIHDASRRFAGPFVAVNCGAIPENLLESELFGHRRGAFTDASSDKTGLFDQADGGTLFLDEVGEMPPALQVKLLRVLQEEEIRPLGASASHTVDVRVVSATSRNLEADSRMGRFREDLYFRLNVFTVQLPPLRDRIDDIPLLVDHFVARCAETMERSPVRVSPEVMRRLMGYGWPGNVRELENVIERGMILCEGMMTEACLPDALRYAAGVAEADEDLSIKRAEDAIERDLIRKALLKTGGNRTQAARILEISHRSLLYKLKEFGID, encoded by the coding sequence CATGCTGTCGGCAATGCTCTCCCGCCAGGGGTATCTGACCGACACGGCTGCCAATGGCGCCGAGGGTCTGCAGCGCCTGCGCGACAAAATCTACGATTTCGTCCTGTGCGACATCCGCATGCCCGAAATGGGGGGCAAGGCTTTTCTGGCCGCGGCGCTCGAAAACCGCGTTGCCTCGCCGGTCATCATGATGTCGGCCTACGGGACCGTCGATACGGCAGTGGAATGCCTCACGCTGGGCGCCTACGATTTCATTTCCAAACCATTCAAAAAAGATGAAATCGAAATGGTGCTGAAGAAGGCCGAGGAACGGGAGCGGCTCAGGGAGGAGAACAGCCGCTTGCGGGCTGTAGTGGCCGGCACGAACGGTTTTTCCGGCATCATCAGCCGTAATTCTGCCATGACCGATCTCTTTTCCCAGATCCGCAAAGTGGCGGACCTGAAAACTCCGGTTCTGGTGCTGGGGGAATCCGGCACCGGCAAGGAATTGATTGCCCGGGCGATCCACGATGCCAGCCGCCGTTTCGCCGGGCCGTTCGTGGCGGTCAACTGTGGCGCTATTCCGGAAAACCTGCTGGAGAGCGAGCTGTTCGGACACCGGCGGGGAGCCTTTACCGACGCATCCAGCGACAAGACCGGCCTGTTCGACCAGGCCGACGGAGGTACGCTTTTTCTGGATGAGGTCGGCGAAATGCCGCCGGCCCTGCAGGTCAAGCTTTTACGCGTGCTGCAGGAGGAGGAAATTCGTCCGCTGGGTGCCAGTGCCAGCCATACAGTGGATGTGCGGGTTGTTTCCGCCACCTCCCGCAATCTTGAGGCGGACAGCCGCATGGGGCGTTTTCGCGAGGATCTCTATTTCCGTCTGAATGTTTTTACCGTGCAGTTGCCCCCTCTCCGGGACCGCATCGACGACATTCCCCTGCTGGTCGATCACTTTGTCGCCCGTTGCGCAGAGACGATGGAACGGAGTCCGGTGCGCGTTTCACCGGAAGTCATGCGCCGGTTGATGGGCTACGGCTGGCCCGGCAACGTGCGGGAGCTGGAAAACGTGATCGAGCGCGGGATGATCCTGTGCGAGGGGATGATGACCGAGGCCTGTCTGCCGGATGCCCTGCGTTATGCTGCCGGCGTTGCCGAGGCGGATGAAGACCTCTCCATCAAAAGGGCCGAGGATGCCATCGAACGCGACCTGATCCGCAAGGCGCTGCTGAAAACCGGGGGCAATCGGACCCAGGCGGCCAGGATCCTGGAGATCAGCCACCGTTCCCTGCTCTACAAGCTGAAGGAGTTCGGCATCGACTAG
- a CDS encoding DsbC family protein, whose protein sequence is MLKEFVIALAASFVIASPLFAMAKEGCGGECTSCHTLTQQDATDLLKKVDVTVKSVKQAPSRGLFELLVEKEGRQGVIFIDYGKKHLIQGAMVNLESLQPVAAHMQDIQQPKQITSLDVKTIPVSNAITIGNPRASKHLYVFTDPDCPYCRKAHLELKKLAKIAPDVAIDIMLFPLQMHPDAYGKSRAILESRSLDVLDKAFEGKEVPSPSKESSKKAIDENIAFAAAHGISGTPTLVMPDGRIEVGVRDAETLKKMLEAK, encoded by the coding sequence ATGCTGAAAGAATTTGTCATTGCCCTTGCTGCTTCATTCGTGATCGCTTCGCCTCTGTTCGCCATGGCCAAGGAGGGCTGCGGCGGCGAGTGCACCTCCTGTCACACGCTGACCCAGCAGGATGCAACCGATCTGCTCAAGAAGGTCGACGTAACGGTCAAGTCGGTCAAGCAGGCCCCTTCGCGGGGGTTGTTCGAACTGCTGGTCGAAAAGGAGGGCAGGCAAGGGGTGATCTTCATCGATTACGGGAAGAAACACCTGATTCAGGGGGCGATGGTCAACCTGGAATCCCTGCAGCCGGTGGCCGCTCATATGCAGGATATCCAGCAGCCGAAGCAGATTACCTCCCTGGACGTCAAAACCATTCCCGTAAGCAATGCCATTACCATCGGAAATCCCCGAGCTAGCAAGCACCTCTATGTTTTCACCGATCCGGACTGCCCTTACTGCAGGAAGGCACACCTCGAGCTGAAGAAACTGGCAAAAATCGCTCCTGATGTGGCCATCGACATCATGCTCTTTCCCCTGCAGATGCATCCTGACGCATACGGCAAATCCCGCGCCATACTGGAAAGCAGGAGCCTCGATGTATTGGATAAGGCATTCGAGGGCAAGGAGGTGCCTTCCCCCTCCAAGGAGAGCAGTAAAAAAGCCATCGATGAGAACATCGCTTTCGCCGCCGCTCATGGCATTTCCGGAACACCGACACTGGTCATGCCCGACGGCAGGATCGAAGTGGGTGTCCGTGATGCGGAAACCTTGAAGAAGATGCTGGAAGCCAAGTAG
- the tnpA gene encoding IS200/IS605 family transposase, with protein sequence MDDTQSLCHTKWDCKYHVVWIPKCRRKVLFGRIRKYLADLFHSLARQKECKIVEGHLQPDHIHILISIPPKYSVAQVIGFIKGKSAIHIARMYLGQKKNFAGMSFWARGYFVSTVGADEETIANYIRNQEDEDKRLDQLTFLPEE encoded by the coding sequence ATGGACGACACACAAAGTTTATGCCACACGAAATGGGATTGCAAGTATCACGTTGTATGGATTCCAAAATGTCGCCGCAAGGTGCTGTTTGGTCGAATCCGGAAATATCTTGCCGACTTGTTTCATAGTCTAGCCAGGCAGAAAGAGTGCAAGATAGTGGAAGGGCACCTTCAACCTGATCATATTCACATATTGATATCGATCCCACCAAAATACTCCGTTGCACAGGTGATCGGTTTCATCAAGGGCAAAAGTGCAATCCATATTGCGCGAATGTACCTTGGTCAGAAGAAGAACTTTGCTGGTATGAGCTTTTGGGCACGTGGCTACTTTGTATCCACTGTCGGTGCTGACGAGGAAACAATTGCCAACTACATCAGGAACCAGGAAGACGAAGACAAACGTCTGGATCAATTGACATTTTTGCCCGAAGAATGA
- a CDS encoding Ig-like domain-containing protein, which produces MRALRLLPLMALAILVMASEAHAWVPYVSSTTPVNNATGINVNNPIDINFSEMVKWTSVLNNNTYRITVFEDAPNTRFTALSYSPATDASSYRLTPTTALKYSTKYRVVVDYRVTSLSSNQNMGNNNTVTFYFTTGSAPDTVPPTVRPSSPASGATNVPLDTQVVVQFSEPMNAGSVVGAGVFTLNNGVSGTVTYDDSNNTATFAPSSPLSGGTTYTATITTAVTDLAGNRMAFNRTWQFTTLIPDTTPPTILSTTPVASATAVPVSSPISIVFSEAMNPATITSATISVAGVTGTVSYNSGTNTATFTPTSNFNYGTDYTATVSTGVSDLAGNALQSARAWTFTTVQNFTPPNVNEYCQVPPFVAGTGVQPNVLLIVDNSGSMMEFAYKTKGKGGGAGTNADASYNPNTTYYGYFDSAQMYKYTATSGGFFEPDSTKALNLSNFWSGNMLNWLTMRRTDVVRKVLVGGKTTPRSANTANFLTPLESTDRDYYKAYGGSYYKVDAGPTLKLCSSSSCSAFSTTYNVKVFVGNDPPQDGLVLRYSDRIRFGIMFFNGDGSRYENGSNSDRDGGYVAVDIGSTGTNLITQIENTDPSTWTPLGESFYEAVRYFQATTSAYNGGTYSGKDPITSSCQRNFVLVLTDGESTKDQNLPGGAFNNASGNKSNQVTDGYGFNIKTWMDAIAANEGTTSLYATDPGTQGSYYLAGVAYYAHNTDLRSPTVGKSAIAGTQNLTTYTVLAFEDSAIGRKNLQLAAKYGGFDDNNRTGKPDQTGKWDKNGDGVPDTYYEANQGNQLQGALTSAFNDILTRVSSGTAASILNNSEGSGASLLQAVFYPKKTFDNGTEVTWVGELQNLWYYLDPFLQLSSIRVDTVSDYKLSLLDDYVAQFFFDTSTNQTLVRLLRDTTGKGTPLVDLGTYSPDDTANVKSLWRAGRLLWSRNLASDNRTIYTRTGMAAFDTMTDSAGQSTGLADFSSAMKNDATIQGYLRAANATEADKLIAYIRGTDQSGYRTRAATIAGANGTWRLGDIISSTPKIEGNVALNSYNQAVPTGYADSSYDKFVKSNNYGNRGMAYVGANDGMLHAFRMGVLKELTDPCRQPDADSATCAADKSQLNDYTVIASGTEQGANANVKADAADNIGREEWAFIPRQVLPYLKFLSEPDYPHLFYVDGSPLVLDVAINQHSDCTNAGIASYWDCAKQTRYATVSGTATKNLDLANTSWRTILIGSTGLGGSSRNRGGAGACAGGGSDCVKTPIADLGYSSYFALDVTNPQEPKFLWEFFGDPSAGATAALKGGNLGFASTGPVIMHVGSPNKNGRWFAVFASGPTGTIDATNHQFLGRSDQSLQLFIVDLATGALVKTIDTGIANAFAGSVSNSAIDNDRSFPSKSGFYQDDAAYIGYTQKVDNTHWTSGGVIRLVTNESLDPNDPVKPWTWSKVIDNIGPVTSAVTKMQDRTNGKLWLYFGTGRYYYKNATEIDDSDSQRRLYGLQEPCYDAAAVKVTPSCTTSISAANLLDQTSNPLTALSSSNRGWYINLDTSALNDGYSSERVITDPVASPNGVVFFTTFRPTADVCGYGGNSYIWAVNYASGGAPASNAMKGKLMIQVSTGAFAEISMASGFNAKNGRRSGSAIQGVPPKAQGLSLLTNPKPVKKIIHVQEK; this is translated from the coding sequence ATGAGAGCTCTGAGGCTGCTGCCGCTGATGGCTTTGGCGATCCTGGTCATGGCAAGCGAGGCTCATGCGTGGGTGCCGTACGTGAGTTCGACGACACCGGTGAACAACGCCACCGGCATTAACGTCAACAATCCCATCGATATCAATTTCAGCGAGATGGTCAAATGGACTTCAGTCCTTAACAATAACACGTACAGGATTACCGTTTTCGAAGATGCGCCCAATACCAGGTTTACGGCACTCAGCTACTCCCCTGCCACCGACGCCAGCAGTTACCGCCTGACTCCGACAACGGCGCTGAAATATTCCACCAAGTACCGGGTAGTCGTAGACTACCGCGTCACCAGTCTTTCCAGCAACCAGAACATGGGTAACAACAACACGGTAACTTTCTACTTCACCACCGGATCGGCTCCCGACACCGTTCCCCCCACGGTGAGGCCCAGTTCCCCGGCCAGCGGCGCCACGAATGTGCCCCTGGACACCCAGGTCGTGGTCCAGTTCAGCGAACCGATGAATGCCGGCAGCGTCGTGGGGGCAGGTGTCTTTACCCTCAATAACGGCGTCAGCGGGACAGTCACCTACGATGATTCCAACAACACCGCTACCTTCGCTCCCAGCTCGCCTCTCTCGGGCGGCACCACCTATACCGCCACCATCACGACCGCAGTGACCGACCTGGCCGGCAACCGCATGGCTTTCAACAGGACCTGGCAGTTCACCACGCTGATCCCGGATACCACTCCACCCACGATCCTCTCCACCACGCCGGTTGCCAGTGCCACGGCCGTACCGGTCAGTTCTCCCATCTCAATCGTGTTTTCCGAGGCAATGAATCCCGCCACCATCACCTCAGCCACCATCTCCGTGGCAGGAGTCACCGGAACCGTGTCCTACAACAGCGGAACGAATACGGCAACATTCACCCCCACGTCCAATTTCAACTACGGCACCGATTATACCGCAACCGTTTCCACCGGGGTCAGCGACCTGGCGGGGAATGCCCTGCAGTCGGCACGGGCCTGGACCTTTACCACGGTGCAGAATTTCACTCCTCCCAATGTGAACGAGTACTGCCAGGTGCCCCCGTTCGTGGCGGGGACCGGTGTACAGCCGAACGTGCTGCTGATCGTCGACAACTCCGGCAGCATGATGGAATTCGCCTACAAGACCAAGGGCAAGGGAGGGGGCGCCGGCACCAACGCCGATGCCAGTTACAATCCCAATACTACCTATTACGGGTATTTCGATTCCGCGCAGATGTACAAATATACTGCCACGTCGGGCGGTTTTTTCGAGCCGGACAGCACCAAAGCCCTCAACCTCTCGAATTTTTGGTCCGGCAACATGCTCAACTGGCTGACCATGCGGAGAACCGACGTGGTGCGCAAGGTCCTGGTGGGGGGCAAAACCACCCCCCGTTCAGCCAATACCGCCAACTTCCTGACCCCGCTGGAAAGCACCGACAGGGACTATTACAAGGCCTATGGAGGGAGCTACTACAAGGTCGATGCCGGCCCCACGCTCAAACTCTGTTCGTCATCCTCCTGTTCCGCCTTTTCGACCACCTACAACGTCAAGGTATTCGTCGGCAACGATCCCCCCCAGGATGGCCTGGTGCTGCGTTACTCCGACCGCATCCGTTTCGGAATCATGTTTTTCAACGGCGACGGCTCGCGTTACGAGAACGGCAGCAATTCGGACAGGGATGGGGGCTATGTTGCGGTGGACATCGGTTCCACCGGGACAAACCTGATCACCCAGATCGAAAATACCGATCCCTCCACCTGGACCCCTCTGGGCGAATCGTTCTACGAGGCGGTGCGTTATTTCCAGGCCACCACCAGCGCCTACAACGGCGGCACCTATTCCGGCAAGGACCCCATTACCAGCTCCTGTCAGCGTAATTTCGTGCTGGTCCTGACGGACGGTGAATCCACCAAGGACCAGAACCTGCCGGGGGGGGCATTCAATAATGCCTCCGGCAACAAGAGCAACCAGGTGACCGATGGCTATGGTTTCAACATCAAAACCTGGATGGATGCCATCGCCGCCAATGAAGGCACCACCAGCCTCTACGCCACCGACCCCGGAACGCAGGGTTCCTACTACCTGGCTGGTGTGGCCTACTATGCGCACAATACCGATCTGCGCAGCCCAACGGTCGGAAAAAGTGCCATTGCCGGAACCCAGAACCTGACCACCTACACGGTTTTAGCCTTTGAAGATTCCGCCATCGGCAGGAAAAACCTGCAGTTGGCCGCAAAGTATGGCGGATTCGACGACAACAATCGCACCGGCAAGCCCGATCAGACCGGCAAGTGGGACAAAAACGGCGATGGAGTGCCGGATACCTACTACGAGGCCAACCAGGGCAATCAGCTTCAGGGGGCGCTGACTTCGGCCTTCAACGATATCCTGACCCGCGTCTCCTCCGGTACGGCTGCCTCGATCCTGAACAACAGCGAGGGGAGCGGCGCCAGCTTGCTGCAGGCGGTATTCTATCCCAAGAAGACCTTCGACAACGGGACCGAGGTTACCTGGGTCGGCGAGCTGCAGAATCTCTGGTACTATCTCGATCCCTTCCTGCAGTTGAGCAGCATCAGGGTCGATACCGTCTCCGACTATAAGCTCAGTCTGCTGGACGATTACGTGGCCCAGTTCTTTTTCGACACCTCCACCAACCAGACCCTGGTGCGCCTGTTGCGTGATACGACCGGCAAGGGCACCCCCCTGGTCGACCTGGGTACCTACAGCCCGGACGATACCGCCAACGTCAAGAGCCTGTGGCGGGCAGGCCGCCTGCTCTGGTCGAGGAACCTGGCCAGCGACAATCGCACCATTTACACCCGTACCGGCATGGCGGCATTCGATACAATGACCGACTCGGCCGGCCAAAGCACCGGCCTGGCGGACTTCAGTTCAGCCATGAAAAACGATGCCACCATCCAGGGGTACCTGCGGGCCGCCAATGCAACCGAAGCTGATAAATTGATCGCCTACATTCGCGGTACCGACCAGTCCGGCTATCGCACACGCGCAGCAACAATAGCGGGTGCCAACGGAACCTGGCGTTTGGGAGACATCATCAGTTCGACGCCGAAAATCGAGGGCAACGTTGCGCTCAATTCCTACAACCAGGCCGTGCCGACCGGCTATGCCGACAGTTCCTACGACAAGTTCGTCAAATCCAATAACTACGGCAACCGCGGCATGGCGTATGTCGGTGCCAACGACGGCATGCTGCACGCTTTCCGGATGGGGGTGCTGAAGGAACTTACCGACCCCTGCCGCCAGCCGGATGCCGATTCGGCCACCTGTGCCGCGGATAAGTCGCAGCTCAACGACTACACCGTGATTGCGTCCGGTACGGAGCAGGGGGCCAATGCAAACGTGAAGGCCGATGCGGCCGACAATATAGGCCGTGAAGAATGGGCCTTCATCCCCCGTCAGGTGCTGCCATACCTGAAATTTTTGAGCGAGCCGGATTATCCTCACCTGTTCTATGTGGATGGCAGTCCATTGGTTCTGGACGTGGCCATCAACCAGCACTCCGATTGTACCAATGCCGGTATCGCCAGCTACTGGGACTGCGCCAAACAGACCAGATACGCGACCGTTTCCGGGACCGCCACGAAGAATCTCGATCTGGCCAATACCAGTTGGCGAACCATCCTGATCGGCAGCACCGGTCTGGGGGGCAGCAGTCGTAACCGCGGAGGGGCCGGAGCCTGCGCCGGTGGAGGATCCGACTGTGTCAAGACCCCCATTGCCGATCTCGGCTACTCGAGTTACTTTGCCCTGGATGTCACCAATCCCCAGGAACCCAAGTTTCTGTGGGAGTTCTTCGGCGATCCCTCTGCCGGAGCTACCGCCGCCCTAAAGGGGGGTAATCTCGGTTTTGCCAGCACCGGACCGGTCATCATGCATGTGGGCAGCCCCAACAAGAACGGACGGTGGTTTGCGGTATTCGCCTCCGGGCCCACCGGCACGATCGATGCGACTAATCATCAATTTCTGGGACGTTCAGACCAGTCACTGCAGCTGTTTATCGTGGATCTGGCTACCGGTGCCCTGGTAAAAACCATCGACACCGGCATTGCCAATGCCTTTGCCGGCTCTGTTTCCAATTCGGCGATCGACAATGACCGCTCCTTCCCGAGCAAAAGCGGATTCTATCAGGATGATGCCGCCTATATCGGCTATACCCAGAAGGTGGACAATACCCACTGGACCAGCGGAGGCGTGATCCGGCTGGTGACGAACGAGAGTCTCGATCCCAATGATCCGGTCAAGCCATGGACCTGGAGCAAGGTGATCGACAATATCGGGCCCGTGACATCGGCCGTGACCAAGATGCAGGACCGGACAAACGGCAAGCTGTGGCTCTATTTCGGAACCGGTCGCTACTATTACAAAAACGCTACCGAGATCGACGACTCGGACAGCCAGCGCAGGCTTTACGGGCTACAGGAACCCTGCTACGATGCCGCAGCGGTAAAAGTTACCCCTTCCTGTACCACCTCGATCAGCGCAGCGAATCTGCTGGACCAGACCAGCAACCCGCTGACAGCACTGTCCTCCTCCAACAGGGGATGGTACATCAATCTGGATACATCGGCCCTTAACGACGGGTATTCCTCCGAAAGGGTGATAACCGATCCGGTCGCTTCGCCCAACGGTGTGGTCTTTTTCACCACCTTCCGTCCCACGGCCGATGTGTGCGGTTACGGCGGCAACTCCTACATCTGGGCCGTGAACTATGCCTCGGGAGGCGCGCCGGCGTCCAATGCCATGAAAGGCAAGCTGATGATCCAGGTCTCAACCGGCGCCTTTGCCGAAATTTCAATGGCAAGCGGCTTTAACGCCAAGAACGGACGGCGTTCCGGCAGCGCGATCCAGGGGGTGCCTCCCAAGGCCCAGGGGCTTTCCCTGCTGACAAATCCCAAGCCGGTAAAGAAGATCATCCATGTCCAGGAAAAATAG
- a CDS encoding Tfp pilus assembly protein FimT/FimU, translating into MNARGFSLTELIVVIGLISTLVAISTISFNSWQKKYNIEAQVKEMLVDLDGVRLSAIQTKKQHTVVLNPTSYTVWRYSSEADLVGTQVFSKSLKYPIQQFSKGALSDFSNPKIAFDDRGYTTNLLTIAVGAGLADPAYNCLGIHNARVNMGKITGDNCVF; encoded by the coding sequence ATGAATGCGCGCGGTTTTTCCTTGACCGAGCTGATCGTGGTGATCGGCCTGATATCCACCCTGGTGGCGATCAGTACCATCAGCTTCAACAGCTGGCAGAAAAAGTACAACATTGAGGCCCAAGTGAAGGAGATGCTGGTGGACCTGGACGGAGTGCGCTTGTCCGCCATCCAGACCAAGAAACAGCATACGGTGGTCCTGAATCCGACCAGCTATACCGTCTGGCGCTATAGCAGCGAGGCGGATTTGGTCGGTACGCAGGTTTTCAGCAAGAGCCTCAAGTACCCGATTCAGCAGTTTTCCAAAGGTGCCCTTTCGGATTTCAGCAACCCAAAAATCGCCTTCGATGACCGTGGATACACCACCAACCTCCTTACCATAGCGGTGGGAGCTGGTCTGGCGGATCCTGCCTACAACTGTCTGGGAATCCATAATGCGCGGGTGAACATGGGGAAGATCACTGGTGACAACTGTGTCTTTTGA
- a CDS encoding prepilin-type N-terminal cleavage/methylation domain-containing protein has protein sequence MSFDNKGFTLIEFLVAIVILMVGLLGLLQTVNYAIVHNTTNALRQEALVLADERMNLEKAKPYALIQAPYLRNFSSSRVVNGGFRMYSVAQNNTALASPTKNIDIQVSWRYKNQRFTHSISSLVSQPQ, from the coding sequence GTGTCTTTTGATAACAAAGGCTTTACCCTGATCGAGTTCCTGGTTGCGATCGTGATCCTGATGGTGGGGCTGCTGGGGTTGCTGCAGACGGTCAACTACGCCATCGTCCACAACACCACCAATGCGCTGCGGCAGGAGGCCCTGGTGCTGGCGGACGAACGGATGAACCTGGAAAAGGCCAAGCCCTACGCCCTGATCCAGGCCCCGTATCTGAGAAACTTCTCTTCCAGCAGGGTCGTCAACGGCGGTTTCAGGATGTATTCGGTGGCACAGAACAACACGGCGCTGGCTTCACCGACAAAGAACATCGACATACAGGTTTCCTGGCGCTACAAGAACCAGCGTTTCACCCATTCTATCTCGTCGCTGGTATCCCAGCCCCAGTAG
- a CDS encoding PilW family protein: MLNSRKGFTLVELLVVMSVFIVIVMITGDSFKTILTQMTKITRSEESNIEGVVGLEMFRHDLQQVGFGLPFSFLAPISYSEASGTPASDYNDGTGTTASKVPRAVVAGDNLAATSGSYNIIAGTDYLALKGTTLGQNQASQKWTYMPYTSGITFKKKRRIWNSNDLASDDRVIVVKKVFSGSTYSSQLITKDAATYWTHFNADNSFSDGEFSPTLPEEVYYIYGIRSKDDDNNDSNDISMPFNRADYFVSSPANAAKKPAFCAPSTGILYKATVNQSDGGLYYIPLVDCIADMQVVFGWDVDDGQGNEGQDGVVETFSTPLGTGGDITVSPGSNRDRVTSAMADPEKLRNSLKIIKVYLLAQIGRKDPNYQSPASFAVGDAANDAISKTYALSSEMRNYHWKVYRIVVRPKNLLANQ, from the coding sequence ATGCTGAACTCCCGCAAGGGATTCACCCTGGTCGAGCTGCTGGTCGTGATGTCGGTCTTCATCGTCATCGTCATGATAACGGGGGACTCCTTCAAGACCATTCTCACCCAGATGACCAAGATTACCCGATCGGAAGAGAGCAACATCGAAGGGGTGGTGGGGCTGGAGATGTTCCGCCACGACCTGCAGCAGGTAGGCTTCGGACTGCCATTCTCGTTCCTGGCCCCGATCAGCTATTCTGAGGCCAGCGGCACCCCGGCCAGCGACTACAATGACGGCACCGGTACTACTGCCAGCAAGGTTCCGCGTGCGGTGGTGGCCGGGGACAATCTCGCTGCAACGAGCGGCAGCTACAACATTATCGCAGGCACCGATTACCTCGCTCTGAAAGGCACGACCCTCGGTCAGAACCAAGCCTCCCAGAAATGGACCTACATGCCCTACACCAGTGGCATTACCTTCAAAAAGAAACGCCGCATCTGGAATTCCAACGACCTTGCCAGTGACGATCGTGTGATCGTGGTGAAGAAGGTCTTTTCGGGCAGTACCTATTCCAGCCAACTTATCACCAAGGATGCGGCAACCTACTGGACCCATTTCAATGCCGACAACAGCTTTTCCGATGGTGAATTCAGTCCGACTCTGCCGGAAGAGGTGTACTATATCTATGGCATCAGGTCGAAGGATGACGATAATAACGATAGTAATGATATCAGTATGCCCTTCAACCGGGCGGATTACTTTGTGTCATCGCCGGCGAACGCAGCCAAGAAGCCTGCCTTTTGCGCCCCTTCCACAGGAATTTTATACAAGGCAACCGTGAACCAGTCGGATGGAGGCTTGTACTACATCCCCCTGGTGGACTGCATCGCCGACATGCAGGTGGTGTTCGGCTGGGATGTGGATGACGGCCAGGGCAACGAAGGGCAGGACGGCGTGGTGGAAACCTTTTCAACACCGCTCGGCACCGGAGGAGACATTACCGTGTCGCCGGGCAGCAATCGGGACCGGGTCACCAGTGCCATGGCCGATCCTGAAAAACTGCGCAACTCTCTGAAAATCATCAAGGTCTACTTATTGGCCCAGATAGGACGCAAAGATCCCAACTACCAGAGCCCGGCTTCGTTTGCCGTAGGCGATGCCGCCAATGACGCCATTTCCAAGACCTATGCCCTTTCTTCGGAAATGCGGAACTACCACTGGAAGGTATACCGGATCGTCGTGCGTCCCAAAAACCTGCTGGCGAACCAGTGA
- a CDS encoding helix-turn-helix transcriptional regulator, protein MSQNNSVKAIREARLLSKAELARKAGVSALTIDRVERGEKCRLETMRKIIFALGYTLEEKDKVF, encoded by the coding sequence ATGAGCCAAAATAACAGTGTAAAAGCAATCAGGGAGGCACGTTTGCTGAGCAAGGCCGAATTGGCCCGCAAGGCGGGCGTATCGGCACTCACGATCGACAGGGTGGAGCGTGGCGAGAAATGCCGCCTCGAAACCATGCGAAAGATCATCTTCGCCCTTGGATACACCCTGGAGGAAAAGGACAAGGTTTTTTAA